A single Oryctolagus cuniculus chromosome 18, mOryCun1.1, whole genome shotgun sequence DNA region contains:
- the ACTN4 gene encoding alpha-actinin-4 isoform X1 gives MVDYHAANQSYQYGPSSAGNGAGGGGSMGDYMAQEDDWDRDLLLDPAWEKQQRKTFTAWCNSHLRKAGTQIENIDEDFRDGLKLMLLLEVISGERLPKPERGKMRVHKINNVNKALDFIASKGVKLVSIGAEEIVDGNAKMTLGMIWTIILRFAIQDISVEETSAKEGLLLWCQRKTAPYKNVNVQNFHISWKDGLAFNALIHRHRPELIEYDKLRKDDPVTNLNNAFEVAEKYLDIPKMLDAEDIVNTARPDEKAIMTYVSSFYHAFSGAQKAETAANRICKVLAVNQENEHLMEDYERLASDLLEWIRRTIPWLEDRVPQKTIQEMQQKLEDFRDYRRVHKPPKVQEKCQLEINFNTLQTKLRLSNRPAFMPSEGRMVSDINNGWQHLEQAEKGYEEWLLNEIRRLERLDHLAEKFRQKASIHEAWTDGKEAMLRQRDYETATLADIRALIRKHEAFESDLAAHQDRVEQIAAIAQELNELDYYDSHNVNTRCQKICDQWDALGSLTHSRREALEKTEKQLETIDQLHLEYAKRAAPFNNWMESAMEDLQDMFIVHTIEEIEGLISAHDQFKSTLPDADREREAILAIHKEAQRIAESNHIKLSGSNPYTTVTPQIINSKWEKVQQLVPKRDHALLEEQSKQQSNEHLRRQFASQANVVGPWIQTKMEEIGRISIEMHGTLEDQLSHLKQYERSIVDYKPNLDLLEQQHQLIQEALIFDNKHTNYTMEHIRVGWEQLLTTIARTINEVENQILTRDAKGISQEQMQEFRASFNHFDKDHGGALGPEEFKACLISLGYDVENDRQGDAEFNRIMSVVDPNHSGLVTFQAFIDFMSRETTDTDTADQVIASFKVLAGDKNYITAEELRRELPPDQAEYCIARMAPYQGPDAVPGALDYKSFSTALYGESDL, from the exons accTTCACAGCCTGGTGCAACTCCCACCTGCGCAAGGCCGGCACGCAGATCGAGAACATCGACGAGGACTTCCGCGACGGGCTCAAGCTCATGCTCCTGCTCGAGGTCATTTCGG GGGAGCGGCTCCCCAAGCCGGAGCGTGGGAAGATGAGAGTGCATAAGATCAACAACGTGAACAAAGCGCTGGACTTCATCGCCAGCAAAGGGGTCAAGCTGGTCTCCATCGGGGCGGAAG agaTCGTGGACGGCAACGCGAAGATGACCCTGGGCATGATCTGGACCATCATCCTGAGGTTCGCCATCCAGGATATCTCTGTGGAAG AGACCTCTGCCAAGGAGGGGCTCCTTCTGTGGTGCCAGAGAAAGACGGCGCCGTACAAGAACGTCAACGTGCAGAACTTCCATATCAG CTGGAAGGATGGTCTCGCCTTCAATGCCCTGATCCACCGGCACAGGCCAGAGCTGATCGAGTATGACAAGCTGAGAAAG GATGACCCCGTCACCAACCTGAATAATGCCTTTGAAGTGGCCGAGAAATACCTCGACATCCCCAAGATGCTGGATGCGGAAG ACATCGTGAACACGGCCCGGCCCGACGAGAAGGCCATAATGACCTATGTGTCCAGCTTCTACCATGCCTTTTCGGGAGCGCAGAAG gctgagaCTGCCGCCAACCGGATCTGCAAGGTGCTGGCTGTCAACCAGGAGAACGAGCACCTGATGGAGGATTACGAGCGGCTGGCCAGCGAT CTCCTGGAGTGGATCCGGCGCACCATCCCCTGGCTGGAGGATCGCGTGCCCCAGAAGACGATCCAGGAGATGCAGCAGAAGCTGGAGGACTTCCGGGACTACCGGCGCGTGCACAAGCCGCCCAAGGTGCAGGAGAAGTGCCAGCTGGAGATCAACTTCAACACGCTGCAGACCAAGCTGCGCCTCAGCAACCGGCCCGCCTTCATGCCCTCCGAGGGCAGGATGGTGTCG GACATCAACAACGGCTGGCAGCACCTGGAGCAGGCCGAGAAGGGCTACGAGGAGTGGCTGCTGAACGAGATCCGCAGGCTGGAGCGGCTCGACCACCTGGCCGAGAAGTTCCGGCAGAAGGCCTCCATCCACGAGGCCTGGACCGACG GGAAGGAGGCCATGCTGAGGCAGCGGGACTACGAGACGGCCACCCTGGCGGACATCCGGGCTCTCATCCGCAAGCACGAGGCCTTCGAGAGCGACCTGGCCGCACACCAGGACCGCGTGGAGCAGATTGCGGCCATTGCCCAGGAGCTCAA CGAGCTGGATTACTACGACTCCCACAACGTCAACACCCGGTGCCAGAAGATCTGCGACCAGTGGGACGCCCTGGGCTCCCTGACCCACAGCCGCAgggaggccctggag AAAACGGAGAAGCAGCTGGAGACCATCGACCAGCTGCACCTGGAGTACGCCAAGCGGGCCGCTCCCTTCAACAACTGGATGGAGAGCGCCATGGAGGACCTTCAGGACATGTTCATTGTCCACACCATCGAGGAGATCGAG GGCCTCATCTCCGCCCACGACCAGTTCAAGTCCACCCTGCCGGATGCCGACAGGGAGCGAGAGGCTATCCTGGCCATCCACAAGGAGGCCCAGAGGATCGCCGAGAGCAACCACATCAAGCTGTCGGGCAGCAACCCCTACACCACCGTCACCCCGCAGATCATCAACTCCAAGTGGGAGAAG GTGCAGCAGCTGGTGCCGAAGCGGGACCACGCGCTCCTGGAGGAGCAGAGCAAGCAGCAGTCCAATGAGCACCTGCGCCGCCAGTTCGCCAGCCAGGCCAACGTCGTGGGGCCCTGGATCCAGACCAAGATGGAG GAGATCGGGCGCATCTCCATCGAGATGCACGGCACCCTGGAGGACCAGCTGAGCCACCTGAAGCAGTACGAGCGCAGCATCGTGGACTACAAGCCCAACCTGGACCTGCtggagcagcagcaccagctcATCCAGGAGGCGCTCATCTTCGACAACAAGCACACCAACTACACCATGGAG cacatcCGCGTGGGCTGGGAGCAGCTGCTCACCACCATCGCCCGCACCATCAACGAGGTGGAGAACCAGATCCTCACCCGCGACGCCAAGGGCATCAGCCAGGAGCAGATGCAGGAGTTCCGGGCCTCCTTCAACCACTTCGACAAG GACCATGGTGGGGCGCTGGGGCCTGAGGAGTTCAAGGCCTGCCTCATCAGCCTGGGCTACGACGTGGAGAACGACCGGCAG GGCGACGCCGAGTTCAACCGCATCATGAGCGTGGTTGACCCCAACCACAGCGGCCTCGTGACCTTCCAAGCCTTCATCGACTTCATGTCCAGGGAGACCACGGACACGGACACGGCCGACCAGGTCATCGCCTCCTTCAAGGTCCTGGCCGGGGACAAG AACTACATCACCGCCGAGGAGCTGCGGAGGGAGCTGCCCCCCGACCAGGCCGAGTACTGCATCGCCCGCATGGCGCCCTACCAGGGCCCCGACGCCGTGCCCGGCGCCCTCGACTACAAGTCCTTCTCCACAGCCCTGTACGGCGAGAGCGACCTGTGA